The following proteins come from a genomic window of Novosphingobium sp. P6W:
- a CDS encoding RraA family protein — MTPHDLHPMPEPCDPTLVAALSQVDTSTLGHWRLWGLCDPALRPLAPGMKACGTIVTLALPGPDGALLHEVLSQVRAGDVLVIDRLGDTRHSAVGGVVAAAAALRGLAAIVVDGPVADLAEILAAGLPVWARGTSQRTTRRLGLGGRVNAPVSVGGVVARPGDLALCDGDGVVFLSPAEAARDIEMAQYAATREAFIREGLAKGIALNDLLSPPALAGSR, encoded by the coding sequence ATGACGCCCCATGACCTCCACCCGATGCCGGAGCCGTGCGATCCGACGCTCGTCGCCGCGCTGTCGCAGGTCGACACCTCGACGCTGGGACACTGGCGCCTGTGGGGCCTGTGCGATCCGGCACTGCGTCCGCTGGCGCCCGGGATGAAGGCGTGCGGCACGATCGTCACGCTCGCACTTCCGGGACCAGACGGCGCGCTGCTGCATGAAGTGCTGTCGCAAGTGCGCGCAGGAGACGTGCTGGTGATCGACCGCCTCGGCGACACCCGCCATTCCGCCGTCGGCGGAGTGGTCGCCGCTGCCGCTGCCTTGCGCGGACTGGCCGCGATCGTAGTGGACGGACCGGTTGCCGACCTGGCTGAAATTCTTGCCGCCGGGCTCCCGGTCTGGGCACGCGGCACCAGCCAACGCACCACCCGCCGCCTGGGCTTGGGCGGGCGCGTCAACGCCCCCGTCAGCGTCGGCGGCGTCGTCGCCCGTCCCGGCGATCTGGCGCTCTGCGATGGTGACGGGGTCGTATTCCTGTCGCCCGCCGAGGCTGCCCGGGACATCGAAATGGCACAGTACGCCGCAACGCGCGAGGCCTTCATCCGCGAAGGGCTCGCCAAGGGCATCGCGCTCAACGACCTGCTCTCCCCTCCGGCGCTCGCGGGAAGCCGCTGA
- a CDS encoding creatininase family protein, whose product MSSPRPYALQDLSHAQFAARLAASKRPVIALPLGSQEEQGPHAPMGDYVAAERIALAACEAANAICAPVLPFGFAEFFRGFPGGMQLRGNTFRAVLRDMIDSFVDHGIDRVVIVNGHSTNAPLIAEVVHAVRRETGVLVPAIHLWRSLPDAIWAAAHGNNASAARGHGADPVTSVMMHLAPDLVDLSQGRPASRKAVFGLPSDPHFASARFGAASIDLPLDATEVADDGIGSGDPALSSARAGELFTEFLVGHVADFLTYFGSCDPRCPASTPAGIS is encoded by the coding sequence ATGAGCAGCCCCCGCCCCTACGCGCTTCAGGACCTCAGCCACGCGCAGTTCGCCGCGCGGCTTGCGGCTTCGAAGCGGCCGGTCATCGCCCTCCCGCTCGGCAGCCAAGAAGAACAGGGACCGCATGCACCGATGGGTGATTACGTCGCCGCGGAGCGAATAGCGCTGGCCGCCTGCGAGGCGGCGAACGCGATCTGCGCCCCGGTCCTGCCGTTCGGGTTTGCCGAATTCTTTCGGGGCTTCCCCGGCGGCATGCAGCTGCGCGGAAACACCTTCCGCGCGGTGCTGCGCGACATGATCGACAGCTTCGTAGATCACGGCATCGACCGCGTCGTCATCGTCAACGGCCATTCCACCAACGCCCCGCTGATCGCCGAAGTCGTCCATGCGGTGCGCCGCGAGACCGGGGTGCTGGTGCCCGCGATCCACTTGTGGCGCTCGTTGCCCGACGCGATCTGGGCGGCAGCACACGGCAACAATGCAAGCGCGGCACGCGGCCACGGCGCCGATCCGGTGACCTCGGTGATGATGCACCTCGCGCCCGATCTCGTCGATCTGTCGCAAGGCCGCCCCGCCTCGCGCAAGGCGGTGTTCGGCCTGCCCTCCGACCCGCACTTTGCCAGCGCGCGTTTCGGTGCGGCGTCGATCGACCTTCCGCTCGACGCCACCGAAGTGGCCGACGACGGCATCGGCTCGGGTGACCCCGCGCTGTCGAGCGCGCGCGCGGGCGAACTGTTCACCGAATTCCTGGTCGGCCATGTCGCCGATTTTCTCACCTACTTCGGATCATGCGATCCGCGCTGCCCTGCATCGACGCCGGCCGGTATTTCATGA
- a CDS encoding carbon-nitrogen hydrolase family protein gives MLRAAVIQLNTRNDKPANLAAIEAAVRACAARDRPDWIQLPEHCEWLGGSAGAPAIAEPYRDGATWTLLSRLARELKVWIHGGSFYEQSDNPGRAYNTTVVFDRDGAEQARYRKIHLFDVTTADGAKFHESATVDPGKAIVTYDCEGVTVGCSICYDVRFPELFQQLMRQGAELIAVPAAFTLLTGKDHWEVLLRSRAIETECWVAAAGQWGTYPTPGGERQSFGQSMIVDPWGAVVARVSDGLGSASAALDMDLLAKVRQQIPVAANKAIRIEASL, from the coding sequence ATGCTGCGCGCAGCCGTCATCCAGCTCAACACCCGGAACGACAAGCCCGCCAACCTTGCTGCCATCGAGGCTGCTGTGCGCGCCTGCGCTGCGCGTGACCGGCCCGACTGGATCCAGCTCCCCGAACATTGCGAATGGCTGGGCGGATCGGCCGGCGCCCCTGCCATCGCCGAACCTTACCGGGACGGCGCGACCTGGACACTGCTTTCGCGCCTCGCGCGCGAGCTGAAAGTATGGATTCACGGCGGCTCGTTCTACGAACAGTCCGATAATCCTGGCCGCGCCTACAACACCACCGTCGTGTTTGACCGTGACGGCGCCGAGCAGGCCCGCTACCGCAAGATCCATCTGTTCGACGTGACCACGGCCGACGGCGCCAAGTTCCACGAATCCGCCACCGTCGACCCCGGCAAAGCCATCGTGACTTACGATTGCGAAGGCGTCACCGTCGGCTGTTCGATCTGCTACGATGTGCGCTTTCCCGAACTGTTCCAGCAGCTCATGCGGCAGGGCGCGGAGCTGATCGCGGTCCCGGCCGCCTTCACCCTGCTGACCGGCAAGGACCATTGGGAAGTCCTGCTGCGTTCGCGCGCCATCGAAACCGAATGCTGGGTCGCCGCCGCCGGCCAGTGGGGCACCTACCCAACCCCCGGCGGCGAGCGCCAGTCGTTCGGCCAGTCGATGATCGTCGACCCGTGGGGCGCGGTCGTCGCGCGGGTGTCCGATGGCCTGGGCAGCGCCTCGGCAGCGCTCGACATGGACCTGCTCGCCAAGGTCCGCCAGCAGATCCCGGTCGCCGCCAACAAGGCGATACGCATCGAGGCCAGCTTATGA
- a CDS encoding M14 metallopeptidase family protein — translation MKTTRALLLATCLGFAAPAMAQEAVPTPEKVLGHRMGEDRYVPTYDEMMAYWKALAASSDRVKLVDIGPSTEGRRQVMAVVSSPENLAKLDQYREISRSLGAAQGIDEARARVLAATGKAMVWIDAGLHASEVETQTAMIAQVHDLVASDDPEATKIRNNVVTLFVPDNPDGQQFVADWYMRFKDPMKREPDFKSLPRLYHPYVGHDNNRDFYMATQVETQNMVRVLYRDWRPQIVMNQHQTGPAGTVLFLPPFRDPFNYHYEPLVISSLDEVGAALQSRLLSENKGGATTRSGAHYDTWYNGNLRTSTYFHNAVGILVEIIGSPVPETIPFVPERQVPGNDQALPAKPGPWSMAQSVDYSLSLARGLLTYAANNREKLLFDRWQMGANGIAKGSSDSWTISKDRIEAAHAALAARGGKPKPVRTRGWSEIDADLYDTVLHDPATRDARDYIVPTDQHDFPTAAKFLTSLSRLGVEMGRAEKPFTAAGREWPAGTYIVPAAQAYRAHVLDMFEPQHYPNNFAYPGGPPIPPADASGYTPAFQMGVSFARSLDPVTVATRPVSGDISPDALPIAEAGAEGTAGGWLVSHEQNDAFRLVNRLQAAGIAVSAYRTPLSVAGRKAAPGAWFVPVSAKARTIVEDGAKSLGLTIQAVPAAPQGERLAVRKPRVAMVDLYGGLHPTGWLRWILDGQELPYSIVYPQELDKGGLAKKFDIIVVPDAAIPNARSGVDGGMFRGRFDSRQPDAKDMPAKYRASLGDITAEKTLPALRAFAQNGGTILAMGSSASGLSAALELPVADPLMVEKDGKSAPLTQTQFYVPGALLTADASAADPIAWGLNSKVDLFYDGSPVFRPTGKGASVAVSFGEGPLLHSGWAWHPEHLKDTAAVLTVPEGKGKVILVGPEIALRAQTQGAFKILFNAIALSAATPQGN, via the coding sequence GCCCTCGCCGCCAGCAGCGATCGGGTCAAGCTGGTCGACATCGGTCCGTCCACCGAAGGCCGGCGGCAGGTCATGGCCGTAGTTTCCTCGCCCGAGAACCTCGCCAAGCTGGACCAGTACCGCGAGATCAGCCGTTCCCTCGGCGCCGCACAGGGCATCGACGAGGCCCGCGCCCGGGTGCTCGCCGCCACCGGCAAGGCGATGGTGTGGATCGACGCAGGTCTTCACGCCAGCGAAGTCGAGACCCAGACCGCGATGATCGCGCAAGTCCACGACCTCGTCGCCTCCGACGATCCCGAAGCAACGAAGATCCGCAACAATGTCGTTACCCTGTTCGTGCCCGACAACCCGGACGGCCAGCAGTTCGTGGCGGACTGGTACATGCGCTTCAAGGACCCGATGAAGCGCGAACCTGACTTCAAGTCGCTGCCCCGTCTCTACCACCCCTACGTCGGGCACGATAACAACCGCGACTTCTACATGGCGACGCAAGTAGAGACGCAGAACATGGTCCGCGTGCTCTACCGCGACTGGCGTCCGCAGATCGTGATGAACCAGCACCAGACCGGCCCTGCCGGCACCGTGCTGTTCCTCCCCCCCTTCCGGGACCCGTTCAACTACCACTACGAGCCGCTGGTGATTTCCAGTCTCGACGAGGTCGGCGCCGCGCTGCAAAGCCGTCTGCTGTCCGAGAACAAGGGCGGCGCCACTACCCGCAGCGGCGCGCATTACGACACATGGTACAACGGCAACCTGCGTACTTCTACCTACTTCCACAACGCGGTAGGCATCCTGGTCGAGATCATCGGCAGCCCGGTGCCCGAAACCATTCCCTTCGTGCCGGAGCGGCAGGTGCCCGGCAACGACCAGGCGCTTCCGGCCAAGCCGGGCCCATGGTCGATGGCGCAGTCGGTCGACTATAGCCTGTCGCTGGCGCGCGGGCTGCTGACCTATGCCGCCAACAACCGCGAAAAGCTGCTGTTCGACCGCTGGCAGATGGGAGCCAACGGCATCGCCAAAGGGTCGAGCGATAGCTGGACGATCTCCAAGGACCGCATCGAAGCCGCCCATGCCGCCCTCGCCGCACGCGGCGGCAAGCCCAAGCCGGTGCGCACCCGCGGCTGGAGCGAGATCGACGCCGACCTCTACGACACCGTCCTGCACGATCCCGCCACCCGCGACGCGCGCGATTACATCGTCCCCACCGACCAGCACGATTTCCCCACGGCGGCGAAGTTCCTGACGTCGCTTTCACGCCTCGGCGTCGAGATGGGCCGCGCGGAAAAGCCCTTCACCGCCGCCGGACGCGAATGGCCCGCCGGCACCTACATCGTCCCCGCCGCGCAGGCCTACCGCGCCCACGTGCTCGACATGTTCGAGCCGCAGCACTACCCGAACAACTTCGCCTATCCGGGCGGCCCGCCGATCCCGCCGGCCGATGCCTCCGGCTATACACCCGCCTTCCAGATGGGCGTCTCCTTCGCCCGCTCGCTTGATCCGGTCACCGTCGCCACCCGGCCGGTGAGCGGCGACATCTCGCCCGACGCGCTGCCCATCGCCGAAGCCGGCGCCGAAGGCACCGCTGGCGGCTGGCTGGTCAGCCACGAGCAGAACGATGCCTTCCGCCTCGTCAACCGCTTGCAGGCGGCCGGGATCGCGGTCTCGGCCTACCGCACCCCGCTGTCCGTCGCGGGCCGCAAGGCGGCGCCGGGGGCGTGGTTCGTTCCCGTCTCGGCAAAGGCCCGCACGATCGTCGAGGATGGTGCAAAGTCACTAGGCCTCACCATTCAGGCCGTGCCCGCCGCGCCGCAGGGCGAGCGGTTGGCAGTGCGCAAGCCGCGCGTCGCCATGGTCGACCTTTACGGCGGCCTTCACCCAACCGGATGGCTGCGCTGGATTCTCGACGGGCAGGAACTTCCGTACTCGATCGTCTACCCGCAGGAACTCGACAAGGGTGGCCTGGCAAAGAAGTTCGATATCATCGTCGTGCCGGACGCTGCCATTCCCAACGCCCGTTCGGGCGTGGACGGGGGCATGTTCCGGGGCCGCTTCGACAGCCGCCAGCCGGATGCGAAGGACATGCCCGCGAAGTACCGCGCCTCTCTGGGCGACATCACCGCCGAGAAGACCCTGCCCGCATTGCGCGCCTTTGCGCAGAATGGCGGGACGATCCTGGCGATGGGCTCCTCTGCCTCTGGCCTGTCCGCTGCGCTGGAACTGCCCGTCGCCGATCCGCTGATGGTTGAGAAGGACGGCAAGTCCGCGCCGCTCACCCAGACGCAGTTCTACGTCCCCGGCGCGCTGCTGACTGCCGATGCCAGCGCCGCCGACCCTATCGCCTGGGGTCTTAACTCCAAGGTCGACCTGTTCTACGACGGCAGCCCGGTGTTCCGCCCCACCGGCAAGGGGGCCTCGGTCGCCGTCTCGTTCGGAGAAGGACCGCTGCTTCACAGCGGCTGGGCCTGGCATCCAGAGCACCTGAAAGACACTGCCGCCGTGCTTACCGTGCCCGAAGGCAAGGGCAAGGTCATCCTCGTCGGTCCCGAGATCGCGCTGCGCGCCCAGACCCAGGGTGCCTTCAAGATCCTGTTCAACGCCATCGCGCTTTCCGCCGCGACACCTCAAGGAAACTGA